A window from Brucella sp. BE17 encodes these proteins:
- the ampC gene encoding class C beta-lactamase yields MRKIAFCLSGIFAAASPFSAKAEGAIKESVLHQIVDETIMPIMKSHKIPGMAVAITVNGKHYFFPYGIASRESGERVSENTLFEIGSLSKTFTATLGGLGVANGAFNLSDPATKYLPELANSGFDTITMLDLATYSAGGLPLQFPDSVTDEKSMVDYYKGWKADYPRATKRLYSNPSIGLFGYLAAQSMNEPFETIMEKKLLPEFALKNTFIHVPENRMQNYAYGYSKADKAVRVSPGALDAQAYGIKTTALDLIHFVHLNINNAALDRNLQNAVAATQTGYYRVGDMMQGLGWELYNYPVDLKTLVSGNSADMALKPQKIEKLDPPLQSPNVFINKTGSTGGFGAYAAFIPAQKIGVVLLANRNYPNQVRVEAGYRILQGLNSKR; encoded by the coding sequence ATGAGAAAAATCGCTTTTTGTTTGAGCGGTATATTTGCCGCCGCCAGCCCGTTTTCCGCAAAAGCCGAAGGTGCGATCAAGGAAAGCGTGCTGCACCAAATCGTCGATGAAACGATTATGCCGATCATGAAAAGCCACAAGATTCCTGGCATGGCCGTCGCGATCACTGTGAACGGCAAACACTATTTCTTTCCCTATGGCATAGCCTCTCGGGAAAGCGGCGAGCGGGTCAGCGAGAATACGCTTTTCGAGATCGGTTCGTTGAGCAAAACCTTTACAGCAACGCTGGGTGGTCTGGGTGTGGCAAATGGTGCCTTCAATCTTTCCGACCCCGCAACGAAATATTTGCCGGAACTTGCAAACAGCGGCTTTGACACCATCACCATGCTGGACCTTGCCACATATAGCGCAGGCGGTTTGCCGCTCCAGTTTCCCGATAGTGTCACCGATGAGAAGTCGATGGTCGACTATTACAAAGGCTGGAAAGCCGACTATCCGCGCGCGACGAAGCGGCTTTATTCTAATCCGAGCATCGGACTGTTCGGCTATCTAGCGGCTCAAAGCATGAATGAGCCGTTTGAGACGATCATGGAAAAGAAGCTGTTGCCGGAATTCGCTCTGAAAAACACGTTTATCCACGTGCCGGAAAACCGCATGCAGAACTATGCCTATGGCTATTCCAAAGCCGACAAGGCCGTCCGTGTGTCTCCCGGTGCGCTCGACGCACAAGCCTATGGAATCAAGACAACGGCGCTTGATCTTATTCACTTCGTGCATTTGAACATCAACAATGCAGCGCTTGATCGCAACTTGCAGAACGCCGTTGCAGCCACGCAAACCGGATATTATCGCGTGGGCGACATGATGCAGGGGCTGGGCTGGGAGCTATACAATTATCCAGTTGACCTCAAGACGCTTGTCAGTGGAAATAGTGCCGATATGGCCTTGAAACCGCAAAAAATCGAAAAGCTCGATCCGCCGTTGCAATCGCCCAATGTCTTTATCAATAAGACCGGATCGACAGGTGGTTTTGGTGCCTATGCGGCTTTTATCCCTGCACAGAAAATCGGCGTCGTGCTGCTTGCCAACCGCAATTATCCCAATCAAGTCCGCGTGGAAGCAGGTTATAGAATTCTGCAAGGCCTGAATTCAAAGCGTTGA
- the moaD gene encoding molybdopterin converting factor subunit 1, whose product MHVKIVYFAWVREKIGKDEDSISLPSSSITVGALITYLKSLGEEYALAFEHDTVIRAAINQEHVELDDLVKDGDEVALFPPMTGG is encoded by the coding sequence GTGCACGTGAAAATCGTCTATTTCGCATGGGTGCGGGAGAAAATCGGCAAGGATGAGGATAGTATTTCCCTACCCTCATCCAGTATCACGGTTGGCGCTCTAATCACGTATCTCAAAAGCCTAGGCGAAGAATACGCGCTTGCCTTCGAGCACGACACGGTCATTCGCGCCGCCATCAATCAGGAACACGTCGAACTCGACGATCTGGTCAAGGACGGCGACGAAGTCGCCCTCTTCCCGCCCATGACGGGGGGCTAA
- a CDS encoding ABC-F family ATP-binding cassette domain-containing protein, which yields MLILDDISVRIAGRLLIDHASVTLPAGSKTGFVGRNGTGKSTLFRVITGDLAPETGSISLPKKTRIGQVAQEAPGTEEPLIEIVMKADKERTALMEEAEIATDPNRIAEIHTRLADIDAHSAEARAGAILSGLGFSTEAQRQPASAFSGGWRMRVALAAVLFAQPDLLLLDEPTNYLDLEGVLWLVDYVKRYPHTVLIISHDRDLLNSATTSIMHLDQKKISFWRGNYDQFERQRHEMLELQQKAHVKQEAHRKHMEAFVDRFRAKASKARQAQSRMKALEKLKPIDLYIESNVQPFRFVDAEKKAASPIIALDGADVGYVPGKPVLRDVTLRIDNDDRIALLGSNGNGKSTLAKLIGGRLQSESGSLTLSPNLKVAFFAQHQMDDLVPEDNAIEHVRKMMPGATEPKVRARVAQMGLSTEKMLTPAKDLSGGEKARLLMGLATFHGPNLLILDEPTNHLDIDSREELVHALNEFNGAVILIAHDRHLIEATMERLWIVREGHVQAFDGDLDEYRQIVLSDAKGNSGPEREKGPKINKAEQRKLAVKKREALAPLQKKVKETEGLVQKLQKQIQGFADQLEDPALYDKEPQEALRIKKHMSDAKAALAKAEDKWLELSTEYEEAMAG from the coding sequence ATGCTTATTCTCGATGATATTTCCGTCCGCATTGCCGGACGCCTTCTGATCGACCACGCCAGCGTCACGCTGCCCGCAGGGTCAAAGACCGGCTTCGTCGGTCGTAACGGCACCGGAAAATCCACGCTGTTTCGTGTGATCACCGGCGATCTTGCGCCTGAAACAGGCAGCATATCGCTGCCGAAAAAGACGCGTATCGGTCAGGTGGCGCAGGAAGCGCCGGGCACAGAAGAGCCACTGATAGAAATCGTCATGAAGGCGGATAAAGAGCGCACTGCCCTCATGGAGGAAGCAGAAATCGCCACCGACCCGAACCGCATTGCGGAAATCCATACACGGCTTGCCGATATTGATGCACATTCGGCGGAAGCGCGCGCAGGCGCAATCCTGTCGGGCCTCGGATTCAGCACAGAAGCCCAGCGTCAACCCGCATCCGCCTTTTCGGGCGGCTGGCGCATGCGCGTAGCGCTCGCGGCCGTCCTGTTTGCCCAGCCCGATCTGTTGCTGCTCGATGAGCCGACCAACTATCTCGATCTGGAAGGCGTGTTGTGGCTGGTCGATTACGTCAAGCGCTATCCCCACACGGTGCTGATCATCAGCCATGACCGCGATCTGCTCAATTCGGCAACCACCTCGATCATGCATCTCGACCAGAAAAAGATCAGCTTCTGGCGCGGCAATTACGACCAGTTCGAGCGCCAGCGCCATGAAATGCTTGAGTTGCAGCAAAAGGCGCACGTCAAGCAGGAAGCCCATCGCAAGCATATGGAAGCTTTCGTGGACCGGTTCCGCGCCAAGGCCAGCAAGGCCCGGCAGGCGCAATCGCGCATGAAGGCGCTGGAAAAGCTCAAGCCCATCGATCTTTATATTGAAAGCAATGTGCAGCCATTCCGCTTTGTCGATGCGGAGAAGAAAGCCGCCTCTCCGATCATTGCGCTCGATGGTGCCGATGTCGGCTATGTGCCGGGCAAGCCGGTGCTGCGCGACGTGACGCTGCGCATCGACAATGACGACCGCATCGCATTGCTCGGCTCCAACGGCAACGGCAAATCGACGCTTGCCAAGCTGATTGGCGGACGCTTGCAATCAGAAAGCGGGTCGCTCACCTTGTCGCCCAATCTCAAGGTCGCATTCTTCGCCCAGCACCAGATGGACGATCTGGTGCCTGAAGACAACGCCATCGAGCACGTCCGAAAGATGATGCCGGGTGCGACAGAACCAAAGGTTCGTGCGCGCGTGGCACAAATGGGTCTTTCGACCGAAAAGATGCTCACACCTGCAAAGGATTTATCCGGTGGTGAAAAGGCACGGCTTCTGATGGGTCTTGCCACATTCCACGGACCAAACCTACTCATCCTCGACGAGCCAACCAACCATCTTGACATCGACAGTCGTGAAGAGCTTGTGCATGCGCTCAATGAATTCAACGGCGCGGTGATCCTGATCGCCCACGACCGCCATCTGATCGAAGCCACCATGGAGCGTCTGTGGATTGTGCGCGAAGGCCATGTTCAGGCGTTCGACGGCGATCTCGATGAATACCGCCAGATCGTGCTTTCCGATGCCAAGGGCAATTCAGGACCAGAACGCGAAAAAGGCCCGAAAATCAACAAGGCCGAACAGCGAAAACTGGCCGTCAAAAAGCGTGAAGCCTTAGCTCCCTTGCAAAAAAAGGTTAAGGAAACCGAGGGCTTGGTGCAGAAATTGCAGAAACAGATTCAAGGTTTCGCAGACCAGCTCGAAGACCCAGCCCTTTATGACAAAGAGCCGCAGGAAGCCCTCCGCATAAAAAAACATATGAGCGATGCGAAGGCGGCACTCGCGAAAGCCGAAGACAAATGGCTTGAGCTTTCAACCGAATATGAAGAGGCTATGGCCGGGTAA
- a CDS encoding glutathione S-transferase, with protein MMQILYSPASPYSAKVRMAAHHAGIPFESVVVNTGDEPEILIHANPLGKIPTLLSDDGKAVFDSRAIMQYLNRVSGNKLFPRNAEKRTDAERYEAVADGLADVLLAHVYERRMRPEEKIHQPWLDLQWRKAERTLDLLNEAPPRLAGKLHGGHIAVAAVLGYLTLRFDGKWERGRPKLKRWMKRFQELHPELSALLPQA; from the coding sequence ATGATGCAGATACTCTATTCGCCTGCCTCCCCGTACAGTGCCAAGGTGCGCATGGCAGCACACCATGCGGGTATCCCTTTCGAAAGCGTGGTTGTAAACACGGGTGACGAACCAGAAATTCTGATCCACGCCAATCCGCTCGGCAAGATTCCAACCTTGCTGAGTGATGACGGCAAAGCGGTTTTCGACAGCCGTGCCATTATGCAATATCTCAATCGCGTTTCAGGCAACAAACTCTTCCCGCGCAATGCTGAAAAGCGCACCGATGCTGAACGCTATGAAGCCGTTGCCGATGGTCTTGCGGATGTGTTGCTTGCCCATGTCTATGAGCGTCGCATGCGTCCGGAAGAAAAAATCCATCAGCCGTGGCTTGATCTGCAATGGCGCAAGGCGGAACGCACACTCGATTTGCTCAACGAAGCCCCACCCCGGCTTGCAGGAAAACTGCATGGCGGCCACATCGCCGTTGCAGCCGTGCTTGGCTATCTCACACTTCGCTTCGATGGCAAATGGGAGCGCGGTCGTCCGAAACTCAAGCGCTGGATGAAGCGCTTTCAGGAACTTCATCCTGAGCTTTCTGCTTTGCTGCCGCAGGCCTGA
- a CDS encoding SDR family oxidoreductase, with protein sequence MPCNRQPNHDKKVLTVLKNRSSHSLAKCPVLVTGGARRIGKAIVADLAAHGFAIAIHCHRSVARGEILAKEIEAKGGTAMIVEADLESESDVRGLIAQAEGELGPIRLLVNNASLFEDDRVGQLDMDLWDKHFAVHLKAPVLLAEEMAKALPDSEDGLIVNIIDQRVLKLNPHFFSYTLSKTALWNATRTLAQALAPSIRVNAIAPGPTLPSERQLPEDFKKQIASLALQRAPELPEFGRTVRYFWENRSITGQMIALDGGQHLAWETPDIAGITE encoded by the coding sequence ATGCCATGTAATCGGCAACCAAACCACGATAAGAAAGTATTAACTGTGTTAAAAAATCGCTCTTCGCATTCGCTTGCAAAATGCCCCGTTCTGGTGACGGGCGGCGCACGGCGCATTGGTAAAGCGATTGTAGCGGATCTTGCAGCTCACGGTTTTGCAATAGCGATTCATTGTCATCGCTCGGTAGCCCGAGGAGAGATTCTGGCTAAAGAAATCGAAGCAAAGGGCGGAACAGCCATGATCGTCGAAGCCGACCTCGAATCGGAAAGCGACGTTCGTGGTCTCATTGCACAAGCCGAAGGCGAGCTCGGGCCAATCCGCCTTCTCGTCAACAACGCGTCATTGTTCGAGGATGACCGCGTCGGTCAACTCGACATGGATTTATGGGACAAGCATTTTGCGGTGCATCTGAAGGCACCGGTTCTTCTGGCTGAAGAGATGGCAAAAGCGCTGCCGGATAGCGAAGACGGATTGATCGTCAATATCATCGACCAGCGTGTCTTGAAGCTTAATCCGCATTTCTTCTCTTATACATTATCCAAGACCGCGCTTTGGAATGCCACACGCACTCTTGCCCAGGCGCTGGCTCCTAGCATTCGGGTGAATGCCATCGCTCCCGGACCGACACTGCCAAGCGAACGCCAACTGCCAGAGGATTTTAAAAAGCAGATTGCGAGCCTTGCCTTGCAACGTGCACCTGAATTGCCGGAATTTGGCCGCACAGTGCGCTATTTTTGGGAGAATCGTTCCATTACCGGGCAGATGATTGCGCTTGACGGCGGTCAGCACTTGGCTTGGGAGACGCCCGATATCGCAGGAATTACCGAATGA
- the ndk gene encoding nucleoside-diphosphate kinase, with protein sequence MAIERTFSMIKPDATRRNLTGAITAKLEEAGLRVVASKRVWMSLREAEGFYAVHKDRPFFGELTEFMSSGPTIVQVLEGENAVLKNREIMGATNPADAAEGTIRKEFALSIGENSVHGSDAPETAAEEIAYWFSGTEVVG encoded by the coding sequence ATGGCAATCGAACGTACCTTCTCCATGATCAAGCCCGATGCGACCCGCCGCAACCTGACTGGCGCTATCACCGCCAAGCTCGAAGAGGCCGGCTTGCGCGTGGTTGCTTCCAAGCGCGTCTGGATGAGCCTGCGTGAAGCTGAAGGTTTTTACGCTGTTCACAAGGACCGTCCTTTCTTCGGCGAACTGACCGAATTCATGTCGTCCGGTCCAACCATCGTTCAGGTTCTCGAAGGCGAAAACGCCGTTCTCAAGAATCGTGAAATTATGGGCGCCACCAATCCGGCTGACGCTGCTGAGGGCACCATCCGCAAGGAGTTCGCGCTTTCCATCGGTGAAAACTCCGTGCACGGATCCGATGCACCTGAAACCGCTGCCGAAGAAATCGCCTACTGGTTCTCGGGCACCGAAGTCGTCGGCTGA
- the pgsA gene encoding CDP-diacylglycerol--glycerol-3-phosphate 3-phosphatidyltransferase has product MQNKHTLSLPNILTYGRIVAVPLVALCFFIEGRLHSSDFARWSALIIFLLASITDFFDGYLARIWQQTSTIGRMLDPIADKLLVSICLLLLAADPAKTIAGWSLWAAIIILCREILVSGLREYLAELKVSVPVSRLAKWKTTAQMVALAFLLAGPAGDKILPYTTEIGITLLWISAVLTLYTGWDYFRAGLKHVMD; this is encoded by the coding sequence ATGCAAAACAAACATACCCTCTCATTGCCCAATATCCTGACCTACGGCCGGATCGTCGCCGTACCACTGGTCGCTTTGTGCTTTTTTATCGAGGGCCGACTGCATTCCAGTGACTTTGCGCGCTGGAGCGCGCTGATTATCTTCCTTCTGGCCAGCATCACCGATTTTTTTGATGGTTATCTGGCCCGCATCTGGCAACAGACATCGACCATCGGCCGCATGCTCGATCCGATTGCCGACAAGCTTCTGGTTTCGATCTGCCTGCTGCTTCTGGCAGCAGATCCTGCCAAAACGATCGCCGGCTGGTCGCTATGGGCCGCAATCATCATTTTATGCCGTGAAATCCTTGTATCGGGCCTGCGCGAATATCTGGCAGAACTCAAAGTCAGCGTCCCCGTTTCGCGTCTCGCCAAATGGAAGACAACAGCACAGATGGTAGCGCTGGCCTTTTTGCTGGCAGGCCCCGCTGGCGACAAAATCCTGCCCTATACAACGGAGATCGGCATCACTCTACTATGGATTTCAGCGGTACTGACGCTTTATACTGGCTGGGATTATTTCCGAGCCGGTCTCAAACACGTTATGGATTGA
- the omp25 gene encoding outer membrane protein Omp25, with the protein MRTLKSLVIASAALLPFSATAFAADAIEEQPPVPAPVEMAPQYTWAGGYTGLYLGYGWNKVKTNTDGNIKPDDWKAGAYAGWNFQQDQFVYGVEGDAGYSWAKKSKNGLEAKQGFEGSLRARLGYDLNPVLPYITAGVAGSQVKLDNGIDDESKFRVGWTAGAGLETKLTENILGRVEYRYTQFGNKTYNFGGESIRNKLDTHDIRVGVGYKF; encoded by the coding sequence ATGCGCACTCTTAAGTCTCTCGTAATCGCCTCGGCTGCGCTGCTGCCGTTCTCTGCAACCGCCTTTGCAGCCGACGCAATCGAAGAGCAGCCCCCGGTTCCGGCTCCCGTTGAAATGGCTCCGCAGTATACCTGGGCTGGCGGTTACACCGGTCTGTACCTCGGCTATGGCTGGAACAAGGTCAAGACCAATACCGATGGCAACATCAAGCCTGACGATTGGAAAGCTGGCGCCTATGCTGGCTGGAACTTCCAGCAGGACCAGTTCGTCTATGGTGTTGAAGGTGACGCCGGCTATTCCTGGGCCAAGAAGTCCAAGAACGGTCTTGAAGCAAAGCAGGGCTTTGAAGGTTCGTTGCGTGCCCGTCTTGGTTACGATCTGAACCCGGTTCTGCCTTACATCACCGCTGGTGTTGCCGGTTCGCAGGTTAAGCTTGACAATGGCATCGACGATGAAAGCAAGTTCCGCGTTGGCTGGACTGCAGGTGCCGGTCTTGAAACCAAGCTGACCGAAAACATTCTGGGCCGCGTTGAATACCGCTACACCCAGTTCGGCAACAAGACCTACAACTTCGGCGGCGAATCGATCCGCAACAAGCTCGACACCCACGACATTCGCGTTGGCGTCGGCTACAAGTTCTAA
- a CDS encoding molybdenum cofactor biosynthesis protein MoaE yields MSLSCPLLVSVRSENFDAASETAKLCAGRKDIGAIISFTGLCRDEDGRLSALELEHYPGMAEAELTRIAEQAKARWPLFGISIIHRFGLIRPGENIVLVITASSHRQAAFEAASFVMDFLKTGAPFWKREHRAQGEPGGWIAAKEEDDRNRARWKKNQPD; encoded by the coding sequence GTGAGCCTCTCCTGCCCTCTCCTTGTCAGCGTGCGTAGCGAAAATTTCGATGCGGCGAGCGAGACCGCAAAGCTTTGCGCAGGCCGCAAGGATATTGGCGCCATCATAAGCTTTACCGGCCTTTGCCGCGACGAGGACGGCAGATTGTCAGCGCTCGAGCTCGAACATTATCCGGGCATGGCAGAAGCGGAACTCACCCGCATCGCCGAACAGGCCAAAGCGCGCTGGCCTCTGTTTGGTATCTCCATCATTCATCGTTTCGGCTTGATCAGACCGGGCGAAAACATCGTTCTGGTCATCACGGCTTCTTCGCATCGCCAGGCGGCATTTGAAGCTGCATCCTTTGTGATGGATTTCCTTAAAACGGGTGCGCCATTCTGGAAGCGTGAGCATCGCGCTCAAGGTGAACCGGGCGGCTGGATCGCCGCCAAGGAAGAAGATGATCGCAATCGAGCGCGATGGAAAAAAAACCAGCCGGATTAA
- the uvrC gene encoding excinuclease ABC subunit UvrC produces the protein MSSNPNNPDDPIVPTSFDEGQDIAGLLMSEAEAAEDDDVVEETPLPVSATDSIQWDSSDGLPDTAGLSGQDIINAFVKHLPNNPGVYRMFNASGDVLYVGKARSLKKRVSNYARGIGHSNRITRMISETTMMEFVVTRTETEALLLEANLIKRMRPRFNVLLRDDKSFPYILLTRDHRAPGIFKHRGARSRKGEYFGPFASAGAVTRTINALQRAFLLRTCTDSVLETRTRPCLLYQIKRCSAPCTYEISDEDYAGLVTEAKAFLSGKSQSVKDHLNAAMQAASADLDFEHAAVYRDRLAALSHVQSHQGINPQTIEEADVFAIHQEGGMTCIQVFFFRTGQNWGNRAYFPKADSSLGAAEVLGAFLSQFYDDKPCPRLLLLSEVVEEQALITEALSTRAGHKVQVTVPQRGEKKELVDHALTNAREALGRRLAETSSQARLLQGLAETFGLARTPRRIEVYDNSHIMGTNAVGGMIVAGPEGFVKNQYRKFNIRSTDITPGDDFGMMREVIERRFSRLVKEHGAPQEAPAPELPEQDQNDSFPAWPDVILIDGGQGQVGAVRQILNEMGIAHLVNAIGIAKGVDREAGRERFFVEGKQAFTLPPRDPVLYFIQRLRDEAHRFAIGTHRARRKKEMIKNPLDEIGGIGPSRKRALLHHFGTAKAVSRAAVEDLMQIDGISEAIARTIHDHFHER, from the coding sequence ATGAGCAGCAACCCAAACAACCCCGACGATCCTATTGTCCCGACATCATTTGATGAAGGACAGGATATTGCGGGTCTTCTCATGAGTGAGGCGGAAGCCGCTGAAGATGATGACGTAGTCGAGGAAACGCCGCTTCCCGTATCCGCGACCGATTCGATCCAGTGGGATTCATCCGACGGCCTGCCAGACACGGCGGGCTTGAGCGGGCAGGACATTATCAATGCTTTCGTCAAGCACCTGCCGAACAATCCCGGCGTTTATCGCATGTTCAATGCCTCCGGCGATGTGCTTTATGTTGGAAAGGCACGTAGTCTCAAAAAACGCGTTTCCAATTATGCGCGTGGCATTGGTCATTCCAACCGCATCACGCGGATGATCAGCGAGACGACCATGATGGAATTCGTGGTTACGCGCACAGAAACCGAAGCGCTTTTGCTTGAAGCTAACCTTATCAAGCGTATGCGCCCACGCTTTAACGTGTTGCTACGCGACGACAAATCCTTTCCCTACATTCTTCTCACCCGCGATCATCGAGCCCCCGGCATTTTCAAACATCGCGGCGCACGCTCGCGTAAGGGTGAGTATTTCGGTCCCTTCGCCTCAGCAGGTGCGGTCACGCGCACCATCAACGCACTCCAACGCGCCTTTCTGCTACGCACCTGCACCGATTCGGTGCTGGAGACGCGCACGCGCCCTTGCCTGCTTTATCAAATCAAGCGCTGTTCTGCGCCCTGCACCTATGAAATCAGCGACGAAGACTATGCCGGGCTTGTGACGGAAGCCAAGGCTTTCCTGTCTGGCAAAAGCCAGTCGGTGAAAGACCATCTCAATGCGGCCATGCAGGCGGCTTCCGCCGATCTCGATTTTGAGCATGCAGCCGTCTATCGTGACCGCCTTGCAGCACTCTCCCACGTGCAGTCACACCAGGGCATCAACCCCCAGACAATCGAAGAAGCTGACGTCTTCGCCATTCATCAGGAAGGCGGTATGACCTGTATTCAGGTCTTTTTCTTCCGCACCGGTCAAAACTGGGGCAACCGCGCCTATTTCCCCAAGGCCGACAGTTCGCTTGGAGCAGCAGAGGTTCTCGGCGCTTTCCTGTCACAATTCTACGACGACAAGCCCTGCCCGCGCCTGCTCTTGCTTTCTGAGGTCGTGGAAGAACAGGCGCTCATTACCGAAGCGCTCTCAACTCGTGCCGGACACAAGGTGCAAGTCACCGTACCGCAGCGCGGAGAAAAGAAGGAACTGGTCGACCACGCGCTGACCAATGCGCGCGAAGCGCTAGGGCGCAGACTGGCGGAAACCTCCTCACAGGCACGACTGCTGCAGGGGCTGGCCGAAACCTTTGGCCTTGCGCGAACGCCACGCCGCATTGAAGTTTATGATAACTCTCATATCATGGGCACCAACGCGGTCGGTGGCATGATCGTGGCCGGTCCTGAAGGCTTTGTGAAGAACCAGTATCGCAAGTTCAATATTCGCTCGACCGACATCACGCCCGGCGACGATTTCGGTATGATGCGAGAGGTGATAGAGCGACGTTTTTCGCGACTGGTGAAAGAACATGGTGCACCGCAAGAGGCCCCAGCCCCGGAGCTGCCTGAACAAGATCAGAATGACAGCTTTCCCGCATGGCCGGACGTTATTTTGATCGACGGCGGTCAGGGTCAAGTCGGTGCCGTGCGCCAGATATTGAATGAGATGGGCATCGCGCATCTCGTGAACGCCATCGGCATCGCCAAGGGTGTGGACCGCGAAGCAGGCCGCGAACGCTTTTTTGTCGAAGGCAAGCAGGCCTTTACGCTTCCGCCACGCGATCCGGTGCTTTACTTTATCCAGCGCCTGCGAGATGAAGCGCACCGTTTTGCTATCGGCACGCACCGGGCGCGACGCAAGAAGGAAATGATCAAGAACCCGCTCGATGAAATCGGGGGAATCGGTCCATCACGCAAGCGGGCACTGTTGCACCATTTCGGAACTGCAAAAGCAGTTTCACGCGCAGCGGTCGAAGACCTGATGCAGATCGACGGCATATCGGAAGCGATAGCGCGGACCATTCATGATCATTTTCATGAGCGCTGA
- a CDS encoding DinB family protein, producing the protein MEQHFQMFAHYNQWANNLVYTAAANLSDTEYRLDMGLFFGSIHATLNHLLVTDRIWMKRFTGEGNHPKNLDATISDNFIALRDLRKAEDARICHYIEGLDAQKLAGRFTYVTATDMRTISQRLSPALGHLFNHQTHHRGQIHAALTRLGTDAPSLDLIRFQRTEDGRRFA; encoded by the coding sequence ATGGAACAGCACTTTCAGATGTTTGCGCATTATAATCAATGGGCCAACAATCTGGTCTATACGGCAGCGGCAAATCTTAGCGACACCGAATACCGGCTCGATATGGGCTTGTTTTTCGGCTCGATCCACGCAACGCTCAATCATCTCCTCGTCACAGACCGTATCTGGATGAAGCGTTTTACCGGCGAAGGCAATCACCCCAAAAACCTCGATGCGACCATCAGCGATAATTTCATAGCACTACGTGATTTGCGCAAGGCCGAGGACGCGCGTATCTGCCATTATATCGAAGGGCTCGACGCACAAAAGCTGGCCGGACGTTTCACCTATGTGACCGCCACCGACATGCGCACGATCAGCCAGCGGCTGTCGCCCGCCCTTGGCCATCTTTTCAACCATCAGACCCATCATCGGGGCCAGATACACGCCGCCCTCACTCGGCTTGGAACAGACGCACCTTCGCTCGACCTCATCCGCTTTCAGCGTACCGAAGATGGACGGCGTTTTGCCTGA
- a CDS encoding YbaY family lipoprotein — protein MRNELRKTLSITAAVIVGLGVLGTTTLFLTTSMPTSSIAAETTVSGTVFYRERIALPPEAKLTVQLVDISKADAPSSTIAETRIESAQGSPIPFAINFDTSEIKPGHTYALQARITAGDSLWFVNDHNYTVDTANPGAPVEMRVIMVRKSAPTPVAAGIEGKDWLVEDIQGGGVIDNAQTTLTIASDGAVSGSGGCNRYFSKATVTQENLSFAVIGSTYMQCPPALMTQERKFLDVLNKTRSYKIEPGGKLVLVDQDSNAMATLTPNL, from the coding sequence ATGCGAAACGAACTGAGGAAAACACTCTCTATCACGGCAGCTGTGATCGTCGGTCTTGGCGTGCTTGGCACGACGACGCTGTTTTTGACGACATCCATGCCGACAAGCAGCATCGCTGCGGAAACGACCGTCAGCGGCACGGTTTTTTATCGCGAGCGCATTGCATTGCCGCCCGAAGCCAAGCTGACTGTGCAGTTAGTCGATATCTCTAAGGCTGATGCGCCTTCAAGCACAATCGCCGAAACAAGGATCGAATCCGCGCAAGGCTCGCCGATCCCTTTCGCCATTAATTTTGACACCAGCGAAATCAAGCCCGGTCACACATACGCCTTGCAGGCGCGCATTACCGCAGGTGACAGCCTCTGGTTCGTCAACGACCACAACTATACGGTGGATACAGCAAACCCCGGCGCACCCGTGGAAATGCGCGTTATCATGGTGCGCAAGAGCGCGCCGACCCCCGTTGCCGCTGGCATCGAAGGCAAGGACTGGCTCGTCGAAGATATTCAGGGCGGTGGCGTCATAGACAATGCCCAGACCACGCTTACGATTGCCTCAGACGGCGCGGTCAGTGGTTCGGGCGGCTGTAACCGCTATTTCAGCAAGGCAACGGTGACACAAGAGAACCTTTCTTTTGCAGTCATCGGATCGACCTATATGCAGTGCCCGCCCGCACTGATGACGCAGGAGCGCAAGTTCCTCGATGTTCTCAACAAGACCCGTTCCTATAAGATCGAGCCGGGCGGAAAGCTTGTCCTTGTCGATCAGGATAGCAACGCGATGGCAACGCTGACGCCTAATCTTTGA